The genomic region taaaacttgtcTTGTAACTTCTTTAGAGTTAATTCTCATGAGAAATTATAAAATAGAAATCTGGTAGATTCATGTTTAAAAACAAGAGGCCTGGTGAGGCTGGGCACACTGGGTCACTCCTGTTAGCTCTGTCCATTATGTCTGCTGAAGGTATTTCCTCCGGGTGGCTGGATCTGGATGGAGTCCAGGAGGGGCCTTAAAGCTTGTCCAAAAGGTCTGAGAAGGtaaagaaataaacatctcaaATAGTTTACTTGGTCAACAACTCCCATTTACCACTGAAGTGCACTCCCTTCCTAGAGTGCAATCAAACCAACATTCTAGAAGCAAATTTGAAGACTTCCACTACAAAGTAAAGCAAACTAATTTAACCTATTAGTTTACTGTTCAATAACTAAGAAACTTAAACATGATTTTAGATAAGCTAGTTCTGAGTCCTAACATGCCTAGACTGCTAATGTAATACTGTCTGAAACTAGCTCTCAGTGATTCATTCTACTTAAGTGTGCAAACAAAATCCCTGTTATGCAACTGCAGTATTCCATTAAGAACATCAATATTGAGGCCTGCCAGAAGAATAGCCTCTAGCTTACTTAAAAGACAATGGTTCAACACtcacagaataatttctgtTGCAATCTGTAGCACCTGGTTTGTCTTTCAGTAAAACTCACTGTTACAGACTTTATCGAATTTTGAGAGATCTGAAGTGCTAGGATTCCAGGGTAGAAGACACACGTCTCACAAATAATGTGCTGTACCACTGTTATGAGAAGTAAGACCTAAATGATGGAGCTCACGTCATCCTACTGGGATCCTCACTAGctgagagttaaaaaaaaaatcatttgaatTACCAGGCAGGAattcttaatttcctttttttttcatatcgTCTTTTTCTACCCAATCCTAGCTTTAAAACTGCagcattgattttaaaattgtatcTCCCCTGCCTCTTCACAAGTAAACTGACACCTCTGCTGCAATTATGGTGCTTAGGGAAGTGATTTGTAACAGACACTGGTTGttcaagagggaaaaaaaaaagcccttgcACTGTTTCCTAAAACTTTCCAAGCCTGTCTGGTCACATATAAGAGACCATCACAAAATAACCTGTTTAAGTTAAAGGCAGAAGAACAACCTTCTCCTGTCTTCTCCGGAACACCAGCGCCAGTTAGCACTTGTCATACAGTGTTGCAAGTGCTGATGTAAAGAAAATTGCATCCTCTCCTTAATCTTATGCTGGTTCTCAGACAGATCCATCAGAAAGTAGTACTGCTGGCTCTGTCAAATGTTTAAACATTAGCATGAAGCAGCTACAGAGAGGAGGGGCATTCATACTCACGTGGCAAGGACTTCAGATGGAAGGTCAGTGATGTacgaagggattttttttcctgtcagaaaCTGTGCCACTTCATTACTGAAGGTGTTGCAGTTATGTTCAAAGAGGTTATAAGACTCTCCTCTGtgccacagaaaagaaattgaaacgTAAAAACACAGATTCAGCCATAGATCTTATGAGCAGAAAAACTTACACCGTTAGTGAAGAACATCTCCTTTTATTAGCACTTCCTCCCCCTACCCCAAAGAATTCTGAGGCAAAGGTAAAATACAGACATCAATTCATCCTCAAATTCAATTGAATCAGGGTGGAAAATGACACCTCTCCACATCCCTGACTTTAGTACAACCATTTTTGGGAGAATGAGTGAGGTCATGTTTCTTCAGTTAAAACCACAGCAGCAGTAATGAGAAATCACAGGAATTATTGACACTGGAAGATACCCAGAACACTAAATGTTATGGTTTCCTATTCTTGTGAGAAGTAGAGTAGACTTACAGTCAAGACCTTGCTTCTGCTCATGTGAAAGTTGGCAGCTTTACTACAGTGACTACCTATGACTCACAGGGCAAACTGCTATTTACtgagaaatttcattttccctgGTGATTCTCTCAAAAGCATTTCAGGCATTACTCGATTTTACAACAAACAGTGTGAAAGACTTCCCAGAAGAATGCTTTCCCAGCCTAGCTTGAGGCTGGCACACCAGAGGGTTGCCTAGAAGGTAGCTCCTTGTGTATTGGTGCATCAGTTCCAGTCCACATTGGAAGAGCACCAAATGACAGAGTAAGCAGACAGAAGCTCTGTGAGCTGGATTGGTTTCATAATACCTTCCTCCATTCTGCACCTTTTTGGTATACAGGTTTTCCAGTACAAGCTGTTACTTACCGGAACATAGATTCCCCCAAAGAGGAAAGGTATtccagaaaaatttcttcagtgacTTCAGTGTTCCCCAGATCAACAACTGTGTCTGGAGGGCCAAGAAGTGTCCCTCCCTGTAAAAATGAACAGCCAGAAGACAATGTCAAATGATCAGGCTGAATTCTTTTGGAGGACTCTGCTGAAGAAAGCTATCATGGTTTGTCCAGGCACAAAAGAAGGAACGTTTGGTATGTTTGTCTAGCAAAAAGCCCTGCTGGCCTCCTTTGTTCTGCACTCAAGAGAATGAGAAGGAACATGCaacttccttctcagctggtaAATTTGGCTCTTTGGGCTGAAAGCTCTAAGCTATGGTAAAATTCTGCTTTAGAAGCCTGTTTGTTTTACCTCTGTAAGAACAGAAAGGTCTGAAAAAACAtcatggtttggggttttttttcactcttaaaAAGTCTGCATGTAAAACTTAATGATACAGAATTGGACAAGGTGTCACTCTGGCAAAGCAGTTGCAAAACGTGTTCCAGATAGAGAGACTCTACCAGAAGAAGCAACCCCCAACTTGTATTGAGTTGGGCTTAAACCCACTGTCCATGCTCCCTTACCCTCAGTACCCTGGGAAACCATGACAAGCAGCTGGCCTTAGCATCTGTCTGAATTTAGAAgtcttttgctgcttttctaaaAGACAGTAACACAAGCAATTCTGATCAGGTAACCctataaaaaaattatcagaatATTAAGTTTAGCTTACAGGTGCACAGCTGGAAATTCCTCCACTGCCATAGAAGAATTCATCCTTATGGACTATTATGGAGGTGTGCCTGccacagagaacaaaaaaaaagttgaaataaaggaaaaaagtaaataccCTAGCACATAAATCACAGATAAATTTATGAGCTCAAGGACATAATGAAGGGAATAACTGAAAGAAAAGGTCAATGTGTTTCTGTGAGTGGGAACAGGATCTGCTGGGACATGAATGGATATGGAAGCAATGATTACCAAGCCTACTGTAATTCTGCAAGCAGTTAGGAAAGAACAGGTTTAGCTAAGAGCCCAGGCATGAGCCTCTCTCAGCTAACGGGCTGAGGGTGAGGTCAGCCCTCAGAGACAGAACTAGCCCTGCTACCACACTGACAGAGACTTCTCAGTGGCTGAGAAGCTGGTCAGACAACCACTGGAGATGCATCAATAGAGGGGAAAATGGATGGACGAGGGTTAAGGGGTTTTCTTGcctctaaaaaaaacccaaacaagccCTCTTCATGTGATATCAAAATTCTTGGTATGAATTATAGCAAAGTGAGGGATATTTTGTAACTGAATGTAGATACTGCTCTTGTATGCCAGGAGACTTGATCCTGTAATACCTTCTTCCCACCTACTCTTCTACTCTCATGTTTAGTCATGCCTGGAATTATAAGACAAAGTGCTTGGGACAAGGACACTATCTTACCCATGAAAAAGTGCACAGGTgcacaaaaccccaacaactacTAATAACACTCTTTTCCATGGGGTCCACTGAACTTTGAACAGAGTGGTTTAACTGGCACCTGACTGTACATCATCTTACTGCCAATCTGTATTCAGGAACAAAAAGTGCCTTGGTCTCTCTTCCACAACAAAATGTTCTTAAGATCTGAAGCATATATAATTGCATATTGAAAATACTTCCTACACCTGTGTTTTACCAATGCTATTCAATTTAAATCTAGTCACTTACCAGATGCCATCCAGCTGTTTCCCTGTatgcagagaaaagaagagtTATTAGCAATGTATTTTCTAGATTTCAGCCTACTTTCTGTCAATCACTTAGGAACCATGCTTATTATTTCACCATGACAGCAACACCAAAGATTTAATCCAGAGCTGCTTCTAAAAACTCCAGAATGTCTCTCAAAAACTACTTCATCCACAGTACTGTTGTACTTCTTCCCTCCTGGCAGGCAGAGGTGGCAATGCCATCCTATCCTGCTAGTGCTTACCTTCCTTAGGTGTTTTTCTACAgaccaagaaagaaaacatttttctaaaattagAGTTTTCAATCAGGAGCAGAAGAGTTGAATTTGACAGATTCCATAACTGCAGGCAGCTGGCCAGCAGAGTGTATTCAGTTCTCTTTTTCAGTAACTGATGAGAGGTCTGACTTGAACATATGACCAGTGGTGGTAGCCTCTATAATCTAATCCATggtttcctcctttccctccctcttcctgCCCTTAAAAATTAGTCTAAGTAAGGACTGATGTAGAAAAGTACACGGTTGAAATTTATACAAGTTATAAAACTGTGTGTTTTGCAGAACACAGCAGAGAAGACTTGCTTCAGGCACCACTACACTGATAATGTAATTGTGTCTTAGAGAAAAGGtcccttttaaaatgtgtttccagTTCCCTAGAAGCAGGAGACCTAAATCTCTCTGTTGTTCATGGTAGGATCTCAGGATTAAACCTCTTTCTAAAAGGTTAGCAGCTTTTACTGCTCTAGGCTCAATTATTTTATCTATCATAACCTAAAGGCTTGGTCCCTGGTACCCTCCCTTTGGAAGCTTGTAGGCAGCCAGTGCATGCTGTGAGAGATGTGCTATAACTTTATTTCATGAACAAGGTACACAACCCCCAAACAGCAGATTTACTACAGAAAAACTGTGTGCATACCAGCATTTGGTGTTCTCTTGAACCCAAGCAGTAGACTGAGTACTCCTCTGCCACAAGAAAAAACAATCGCTAACAGTTTTTTTCCACTCAAGTCTGAAGCAAAATAGGTACCTGCTTCAGATGAGGGTCACATAAGAGCAGAGGTGGGGAAAAGGCTGTTGTGACAACAGAGGTATCAGCTGAAGTGAGCACACATAGTTTTGAAGCAGGTGGACTGATCTGTCACTCCCGTGGA from Corvus hawaiiensis isolate bCorHaw1 chromosome 4, bCorHaw1.pri.cur, whole genome shotgun sequence harbors:
- the DESI1 gene encoding desumoylating isopeptidase 1, producing MRPGSVAPSAPSVTSRLVPLRWGPAPGPPFPPAPLRFPEGRAVQPCLQGLRLPPGGRARAPMEEPLALHPVKLYVYDLSKGMARRLSPLMLGKQLDGIWHTSIIVHKDEFFYGSGGISSCAPGGTLLGPPDTVVDLGNTEVTEEIFLEYLSSLGESMFRGESYNLFEHNCNTFSNEVAQFLTGKKIPSYITDLPSEVLATPFGQALRPLLDSIQIQPPGGNTFSRHNGQS